A single genomic interval of Eleutherodactylus coqui strain aEleCoq1 chromosome 3, aEleCoq1.hap1, whole genome shotgun sequence harbors:
- the CNN3 gene encoding calponin-3, whose protein sequence is MANFNRGPAYGLSAEVKNKIAQKYDPQVEEELRLWIEEVTGMRIGDNFQLGLRDGVILCHLINKLQPGAIKKINEAKINWHKLENIGNFIKAMQDYGMKPHDIFEANDLFENGNMTQVQISLVSLAGLAKTKGFHTTVDIGVKYAEKQRRQFDDEKLKAGQSVIGLQMGTNKCASQAGMTAYGTRRHLYDPKMQTDKPFDQTTISLQMGTNKGASQAGMAAPGTRRDIYDQKGILQPLDNSTISLQMGTNKVASQKGMSVYGLGRQVYDPKYCAAPTEPIIHNGSQGTGTNGSEISDSDYQAEYPDEYPGEYPDDYPRDYHGQYSDQGIDY, encoded by the exons ATCGCCCAGAAATATGACCCCCAAGTAGAGGAGGAGCTGCGTCTGTGGATAGAGGAGGTCACCGGCATGAGGATCGGCGACAACTTCCAGCTGGGACTGAGGGATGGCGTCATTCTCTGTCA CCTCATTAACAAGCTGCAGCCTGGAGCCATAAAGAAAATTAACGAGGCTAAAATAAACTGGCACAAG CTGGAGAACATCGGGAACTTCATCAAAGCCATGCAGGATTATGGCATGAAGCCACACGACATTTTTGAAGCCAATGATCTCTTTGAGAATGGAAACATGACCCAAGTGCAGATATCGCTGGTGTCCCTGGCCGGCCTG GCCAAAACAAAGGGCTTCCACACCACGGTAGACATTGGCGTGAAGTACGCGGAGAAGCAGAGGAGACAGTTCGACGATGAAAAACTAAAGGCTGGGCAGAGCGTCATTGGCTTACAG ATGGGAACCAACAAGTGTGCAAGTCAAGCAGGTATGACCGCCTACGGCACCAGAAGACATCTGTATGACCCAAAGATGCAGACCGACAAGCCGTTCGATCAGACGACCATAAGCTTACAGATGGGGACAAACAAAGGAGCCAGTCAG GCGGGCATGGCTGCACCAGGAACAAGAAGAGATATCTACGACCAGAAAGGAATTTTGCAACCATTGGACAACTCCACCATTTCATTACAAATGGGCACCAACAAAGTGGCATCTCAGAAAGGGATGAGCGTATATGGCCTTGGGCGGCAAGTCTACGACCCCAAGTACTGCGCTGCCCCCACAGAACCCATCATACACAACGGCAGCCAAGGAACGGGAACTAACGGCTCAGAAATCAGCGACAGCGACTACCAGGCAGAGTACCCTGACGAATACCCGGGGGAGTACCCGGATGATTATCCTAGAGATTATCATGGGCAGTACAGCGACCAGGGCATAGATTATTAG